AGAAACATCATATACAATCGTTCAAAACAAAGTACAcaggaaagaaataaaagaatctAATAAAAAAGTTCATAAATCCATGAAGTTAATATAATGTAAATGGAAAAACAAGAGATTAAAccattagaaagaaaaaaaatctaagtAGATATCTAATGATATAGTGCTTCAGATGAATGAATGACAATGCAGCATCCCGATAGCATTTCCTTCATGAAAATAAGAGGTTTACCCATGAAATAAGATGCAGAAGGCACCCAACAAGGATAAACACTCTTTGGTCAAGTACAAGAAAGACTTGAAATGCATCAGTTTAAAGATGCTAAAATAGAAGGGAAGGGAGAAATGACGGGGTAATAGTAGTGAAGGGAGCATGATGAGCAAAGACCTCAATTATATGGCATTAACATAGGACTGCAAGACAGAACAGCATAACCCAAATTAATTTGTATTATGGCTCAGCTCAGAATCTTAGGCAACAATCAATTTGTTCCTGGTGATTTCTGAAGCTGTCTGCGAGGACGTGCAAAATTCCACAGAAAACCAAGAAACAAACCTATAATCCGCAATCTGATTGCTAATGTTATAATTTTACCATCCCAACTTTTcatgttgaattttgatttgcACATAAAGCAATAACATAGAAACTTCATGAGAAGAGGGGCAAACCTGGCCAAGACCCTCCATTATGGTAACTCCATCTGGTATTCTTGGGATCACAACCGGTTATGATTCGCCACTCATGGCTTTCTATTGCTGGATAACATATTTTTAATGGCATTTCCCCCACCAACTCTTCCCAGCGAGATTCAATAAGATCCATTATAGCCACTGATTGCTCTGGGGTTGCAAGAGAAGATAGAATTGCAACACAGTTACCTAAAGCAAACCATCGGAAATCCATCCTTGCAGGACTGACATTGCCAATAAAGTAACCACCACGGCATGGCATGAAATCAAAAACCCAATCTGGGATGGAATCAGGAATGACATTGAACTTATTTACCGCAGTGTGCGAGTACTCTTCAGTCTTGTAACGGTATATGTCATTTAGTTGTTGAAAATCAAGCCAGAAGTAACCTCGCATGTGGTAACTTAAGGCATGTAAACGCTTTGCAATTCTCTCAATAAATTCTTTTCCTTCTGCATCAGGTTTCAGCAACGCCAAAGCACATCTCAATGCCATAAAGAAAAGAGCTTGTATTTCAATAGGATAACCATATATTccctggaaaagaaaatgaacaaTTCATAAATAACATGTAAAATAAGATATGATCTTTAAatcataatataaaaaagtcaCGTCATCAGACAGACATAAGACTTAAAAAAAAGCGACATACCACAAAATTAACATACAAGAACACATCAACAGTGGAACATAATAGTACTACTCGCTGTCAATTTCTCCTCTTATTCCTTTTTCCTTATTAGTCAACTTTCTATAACTctgcttgtttttttttttttttttttcatcagtGTTAAGAAACTGCAGGTATTCCAGTAATTTATCATCAGTGAAAGTACATCAAAACTATCAAATGAATAGATAAATACAGTGTTTCACATAAACACTGAAATGTTAATGgttaaaatcatttttttcatttttgtcaaCATAATCATCATCTATGGAGGAAAACAGCAAAAATTGCATTTTCATTATGAATTTGCTAAAAGACTACAGCAATACAATAAGCTCTGACATTTTCTAAAAGAAGGCTTATACATCTAATTGCATCCCAGATTGCAAACAAGTGCAGATTAGATAAGCGTGCCAGTAAGGAACAAGAATTATCGAACTCCAGCAACATACTAAGACTCACAGGATATAAACCCCAACTCCCAGCTCCATCAATTTAAGTTCAGAGTTGAAATGAGTACTCATGCAGTATCACTCATACAAGgcagatttttttctttccaaagaATTGAATATGCCAATGAGATGTATCTCTGAACCTcagttttaaggattttatgAACCTTCATTTATAAAAGGGAACAAAATGGTTAGAGGTGTTCGAAAGTTTTTACAGATTGTGCAACCTAACTAATCCAAATGAATTCAGGTATTTTGTAAGTTTTTAGTTAAAATCAGTTCTGCATAAAGCTGAACTAAGCACTTAGGCTTGTACATATTGGAGAGAGATGGCTCCACATTCCTCTTAACCAAATTTCCAACCACTAAACCTACTTTACCCTTAGGTTTTGAAACTAACTCCCACTTCACCAACTGCATTTATGTCCCCTCTCCTTGGCCTTGCCATAAAAATTCCCATATGAGCTTCTCAACCTTCATCTATTGGGACTACTTATCCTATTTGATGCTATTATGGGTGGGATTGATGCAAAGATGGTAAAAACAGGTAAAGTGTTTCTCTCAGTTCTCAGTTTTAAAGGAGGGGGAAGGCAAACGAGAATGTTTTGGTATGGCCAGTGGCATGGAGATGCTCTTAAGGATTCTTTCCAGGTTTATTTCCTTAGGTGGCTAGCAAGGATGTATGGATAAAGACGAAACATTGCTTAGTTGAAGTGGTGTCTTTCTGAGAAATCTGAATGATTGGGAAGTAAACTGTAATTGAAGAGTTCAAAGGTTGATTGGAGTTCACATTTCACATATATGTGGACTAAGGAAGGATGTTTTGAATAGGCGCGGGGAAATTGCAGAACATGATCTGcaaatatccaaaaaaatGCACATAATCAGAATAAAAGCTTACGgctgaaagaaaaacataacaaaaagccACATGACTCTGATGGAGAATATCAGGTTACACGTCCATGAATGTCAGTGGATAAGGCATTACCCACCCTTTACTCAAATGCCCTTGTGTGTCTTAGTTTCTTAAGGAACATGAGGAAATATGCTAATAAGTAGCAATAGAACAAGATTAACTAATTAAAACTTAATTGTATGTTTGAGCACTGATAAGTTGAGAGCAACTTAAGTCAATGTGAATGCAGCAGTCGGTGTTATCTTCAAATACAGAAGGCAAGAATAAATAACTATAACAAAGATATTGATCCTAGGGACCAACAAGATGACGGCCTGTTATAATGCGTGCCTATTGATGAGATTTTCCTCTGTGGCACAACAAATTAGTCATTGATGTTTACCACCAGACCAACATATATCTATCTTATCAACAGAACTCAACTTATCCCATATTACTTTACTGCAGTGTGCACTTTCCTTTGAAATCCAACCACATTTAAACAGATGACTTACAAAAGCCTTGTAGGATACACTTTACGAAATAGTAAAATGATTAGGGCCAGAAATTTGAAGTTTAATGACCTTATGAAAGCCTTATAGGGCTTCTCAAGCTACTTCTTATATCAGTTAACAATAAAACTTCTTCATCAACCAGGAGATGCCTGTGAAAATGAAGTGAAACTTACCATTCTACGATCAATCATGGAGCATCCATCAGCACAAAGCAAAGTCGGGAATGTGTCAAAACCTTCTGATAGACATAGAGTCAATATAAGCCTCATTCCCTTTTGACAATCTTCAGTTTCTGCCAGAGTCAAATCTCCCGTTGACTTTGTATATGCACGGAGCAGTATAATCCACCAGAAACCAGAGTCAACAGGAGCAACTCGCCCAATTGCACTCTCGCCAAAATCTGCAACGATAGTATCTGATTTCCGGATAGGGTCATGAAGAACTTTGAAGCTTGCTGGCATTGCACCTTCCCCGAGCTTGAACCGATCTATTCTTTTTTCCCACCCTTGAAGCTGCAGGGTCTTCAAGAGGAAGTTCTTAACTATCTCAGGCTCACCATTCATTAGAAAAGCCAGAGCACTTGGTACAAAATCCCGTACGAAAACCTAAACACAACAAGAATCATGTTTTAGATTATTTTGACGTCCACCACGGGTGCAATTATGTTCTATCCAAGCTTATGCCAAATTCAAacgaaaaaaagagagatagagaTCATGTATGGGACTGGATAATTCTCTTGTAAACAATAACTATTTATTTCTCCAAACTGCAGAATCAATATTCCAAGCAATGGGCATTCGCATTAGCTCACACAaagtgaaattgaaattgaaaagcaaGCAATGGTTTGGTAAATTGCGAAAAGTTGACCTGATCATAGTTCAAAACTTCCTCAGAGGCATGGTCATATGCGGCAATGGTGCCCACCGGCTGGCTGCGAAAGAAGACCAAAGAGCGGCGGAGAGCTTCCCATGCCTCGGCAACCATTGGATGCGGCTCGAACGAGTTGCGAGCGGAGGAAGCGGGAGTGTCGAAACCAGACCTTCCACCGGGGGAGTAGGTGCTATCAATGTTGTCCAAGCCGGCTCTGGTGAGGCCAATGGAGAGCTCACTCAGTGACCTCTCGTCGAAGGACCTCTGCCTCTCAATGTTGAGCCTCGGCTTGTCGAGAAGGCGTGAGAGGTCGTAGTCGTCCATGTCCGAAATGGAGCAATGCGAGCTCACATTTCTTAGTCCAAACTCTTTGGCCccttccatttcttcttcttccttcttcttcaaacGCTCagccaaatcaaaccaaatcgcttattcttcttcttctttcaccTCCCAACAGATCTGAACTTGTGCGTTCTGTTCGACTCCTACCAAACAATTTATTATTAGACAAAAGTTGGTCCCTACAATACCAACTCACTTCCCCAAAAGAAAGAGCACACAATCCACATGGAAAAGTGTAGGAAAAATAAagacggagagagagagagagagagagggagaggaaaaatTACAGCTGCAGTAATTAAGAGGATGAAGATTATTAGGATAAATATTGACTTTTACAGCGAGTTAACTTTTAATTGGGAAATTAATTATTACTAATTTACTACGGTTACTAATTGAGTGAATGGGTTTGGAGGATGACTTTTTACCggaaaaattatattaagacaaaaaaaaatctgtaaacaaaaatatgcAATAAAATAGACAATCTTTTTGAACCAAACAACAAGTTACAATTGCGAAACCAGAACAACAGAGTCTCTGACAGATTCAGCTGCAGGGAAAATTAAACAACTGTAATGTTTTGTGTGTATAAATAatgataattaaataattaaataattaaatactaatAAATAATCATAACAATGGTAGATCAAGATAAACCAGAATAAGCAGCCATTTCAAAACAGCAAGCTTTTACAGAAAACAATGGAGGAAATCGTCGAATCCGTACAAGAAAAACCAGATCTGAACCTTCTCAGCCAAAACATAcgcaaaaaaaattaaggagagagagggagtcGAAGGGTTCAAGAGCTTGAacctcagagagagagagagagagagagagagtaaatgGCGGAGGAGAGTCTTCGGCAGTCTGATCGGCCGATCGCCGGCTATTTCGCCGGAAGTTGGTCGGAGATGAGACAATAGTAGTATGATATTGTCGTCGCCACTGTATAACAATTTGCTtaacagaagagagagaagaagaagaagagaaaaaaagagcatTTTGATCAACTCCTCCTATTTATAGTTGGAGAGCTGAAAGAGAGCAGCAAGCAACGGACCAAACCAAAGgccaacccaaaacccattttccattttttactccaaaaaaggaaaaaggaaaaatgagaaataaataaataaataaataagggaagagagagagttagtTGACCGTGAATAGCCGGTGAGAGAGCACGAGCGATTTGCTGACATGGATAAAACGACACAGTTCTGGCTCCCGTCGTCATTGAATGCATGACCCCAGCATTGGATTTTCCGTTGGTTGGTGTTCTCTTTCTCCTCCACTGCTTGTACTTGTACGTAAgtcaatttaatttaatttacaaaaattcATTTCCCACTTAATATTCAATAGataaaaagttatttttcatCCCTATAGTATGCCGATTTTATCACTTTGATCTctatagttttaattttgtacaATTTATCATtgtagttttcaattttgtcaaatttatCCTTATAGTTTCAATTCGAAGCAATTTAAAGACACGTTTTAATTTATGTCAAAATTCTTTGCAATTCCATAGAGGGCCATTTTGATCCACCGAGCTAAATTTCTCCCGATTCAcctaaattttaatttaaagatgCAAATTTTTTCGAAATCCTAAACtccaaaaattattttaaagtgAATGAGAAAAGCTACAACTTGTGTTTTATAGCCGGATGACTTGCGCGAACTGAAATACCCCTGACCAAAAATAAACTTCTGCCTATTCAGTGTGTGGTGAAGTAGGTGAGGCTAGTTGTTGGATATTgacaaaaatatttaatatatgttcGTTGGGTTTTGGATTGCATTTTATTCAATGCCACTTTTGGTTAAAACAACTctgatttaattattttattgcctcgatcctttttttttaaataaaaaaaagccaTAAAGGGACAGCTGATCTCTCTCAGATTTGCCTTTTGCCTCCatatttgacaattttttttattggtcaATGCTTCCAGCTATGCGTGATAAGCCCTGGTAGGAGGGGCACGGGTTGTAATCTTATTATTATGggttaaatatcttttttattaatgGATTTTATacgaaaattcaattttctcatttagaaaataatttactAAATTagccattttgttttttaaagtGTATAATTTATAGATATACCGTTATTTTCTGTTAAGTGTAGTTAGAGGAAGAAGACTCGAGGTGCTTcctaaaagaataaaaataaaaactacacTTAATGAAAGATAACATAATGTCTATAAACTGTAAACTTGAGAAATACAATAACTAATTTGGCTAAATTTTTTCtcaattaataaattaattttttgtgtaaaaCTCAATGactaaaaaaaagtatttaatcCTAAACAATGGGACACGCCAACTCCAAATGactattattataaaaaagcAACCTCACAAAGGGgcttaataaataaatgggCCACCCCAACTCCAAATCCCACCTTGCTTATCTTATCAGTTGTCCTCGTCATGGAGCATGAATCATGATACATGCGGTGTGTTATACAATATTTTATTGCattttaaaacccaaaaaccgATATACCCAActagaggaagaaaaaagaaaaaaaaaaaaattcagccGTCGTTCTCATTCGGTGTCAGTGACTTTCCATCCCTCTCCTCCTATTCTATTCCCTCCCTTCTTCACCATCCCAGACCTTCCCTTTCCCTCTCAACTTCTGCTCAGGAACGGACCCTGCAAGGAACTAATTAGAGTTAGgtgacttttcttctttttcaaccCAAAATAACATTTAGCCCACCCCTGACCCACCCGAGTAGGGACAGGTAcatctgtttttatttatttatttatttattaatatttctgCTAGAAGGATGACTTGCAAACCTTTGCAAAGGATAGAAACAGTGTagacataatatatatatatatatatatgtttttctgATTAGCCTGAAATTCGTGTTAGCTGATattggaaattattttttatttctttttgaaaactatAGAAACTTTACCTTGGACTAATTATGTGCTACATCAATTCTGCGTTGGTAAACACGTGATCAACCATTTTTAGATTCTTGGTTTAACAATTATTATCactagtttaaaaaaaaaaaaaaacagaagttaGCGAAAGAAAATCATTActggagagggaaagagagataTAGAGAAAGACCTGAGTTCCAGGGATtttgggggagagagagagaggagcaaATGGGTCTTGGATTTGAGATAGCTTATTGCAATTGCCATTGGGATTGGGTTTGTtattgttcttgttcttgttcttctttggGTTCAATCCCACGCCGTTATGGGCAAAcgaaaaagtatttaaaaaaagtaaatattgTAAATTAATAAGTTATGGATTCAATTTAACCTTGTACTTTGTTGCACATGGAATGATTCGTAGCTCTTCTTCTGTGTTTAATTGCCATAATTGCCAGGCATGAAGCACTGCTCGACTTCCTAGTGCAATAACCAGCTTGTCCAAGATATCCTACATCTGACAGCATTATGTGATCAAGTCTCCTTTTCTCATGTCTTTTGGGAAGCCGATGCAGTTGCGGATGCTCCTGCTCCCCTTGGCCATTCGTTTTCGCCTTCAAGGTCTCCCTCATTCTGTTcgttcttcatttttttgggaACTATTTGAGCCTGCGTGCCCAAGAGGGTTGCGTCTTTGTTAATTTCCTTTCTcgcattaaaaaattaaaaaaacgcATGGCATGTTGGAGCATTCAAAACGGAATCAACTCACGTGCACAAGGCCAGCGCTAAATGTGGCAAAATTGGAGGAGAAAGCTCTTCCTCTTTCCAATGTAGTTCCACGCTTTGTTTGCCTCTATCCGCGTCCATGAGGTGTTCGAGGACCTTGACATGACTATAGGCATTTCTTTCAATAATGTATTCATCCCTGCCGCAGCACACCGACCCCTGCCAAGCTAAAATAACTACGAAATAACTCCTTCAGCCCAAACGTTCACCGTACAATCGTTCTCTGTAGTACCAATTAATGGGTGACAGGACATCCATTGAAGCCCCCTCCTCAAGTACTTGGAAGTACCGAGTGTTTTTGAGCTTTAGAGGTGAAGACACACGCAAGGGCTTGAAGAGCTGGTGAAGATCATTTAGTGTAGAGAGAGATTGGGGCAAAAGGTTATTCCATTGTTCTATAATGTTGATCCTTCAGATGTCCGGAAACAGACTGGTAGTTTTGCACAAGCATTTGAGAAACATGAAGCGGGCATCTGTGAAGGtaaacatgagaaagaaaaggtaCAGCGGTGGAGAAATGCTCTCACTCAAGCTGCAGATTTGTGTGGGGAAGATCTTAAAAATGCTGACAGTGGGTAATTACTAATTTCTTGTTCCTTGGATTATCATCTCCTTAAAATGTTCtgtcctttttgtttttgtttttgtttttccaactATATGTTTTAACTAtgcattatttctttttgactTTCAACTGGTAGTtggtgtttgtttgtttggtttggttttaactatccattctttcttctttgatgttagaaaataatttgcttattctaaattattaaGTTAGGGATTCAATTTAACCTTTTAGTTTGTTCTGCTTCTGTGTTTAATTGCCAGGCATGAAGCAAAGTTTATCAAGAAAATTCTTGGGGAGGTTAATAAGCAGTTGCACAACAAATACCAATTAGACATCGAACACCTTGTTGGAATTACTTCTCGGCTGAACGATGTTGTTCGCATGATTGATATTGAAAATTCAGGTTCTAAGGATGTTGTTCGCATGATTGGTATTTGGGGGATGGGCGGCATTGGGAAAACAACGCTTGCCAAAGCCATTTATAAAACCAACCCATTACTGGTCTGGTTGGTTTGCAAAAACAACTTCTAAATGATATCTTGAAAAGCAAGGGCCACATAAAGTTTGACTCTGTTGCTAAAGGGATCGAGATGATAAGAGAAAGACTTCCCTGTGAAAGAGCACTTGTCATAATTGACGATGCAGATGATCTACACCAACTAAAAGCAATAGCTATAGAAAACGTGATTGGTTTGGTCCTGGAAGTAGAATTATTATAACAACAAGAGATAAACATTTGCTGGACCAAATTGGAGTGGATGGCACGTATATGGCTGAAGAAATGGATGAAAACGAAGCTCTAGAGCTCTTTGGTTGGCATGCCTTTGAAAGTGGTTATCCTAATCAAGAGTATCTGGACCTCTCAAAACGTGTAATTCGTTACTGTCGAGGCTTGCCTCTAGCACTTGAAGTTGTAGGGTCTTTTCTGATTAAAAGACCCATAGTGGAGTGGGAAAGCCATCTGGAGAAATTGGAAAGAAGTCCTGATGGAGATATTCAAAAATTACTCAAAATAAGCTATGACGGGCTACCTGATCAtacaaagagagagatattCCTTGATATATCTTGATTCTTTATTGGAATGGACAGGGACTATGTTACACAAATATTAGATGGATGTGGCTTTTCTGCAACGATAGGAATCAGTGTCCTCATTGAACGGTGCCTTGTAACTGTTAGTGAGTATAACAAGCTGAGGATGCATGATTTGCTTAGAGACATGGGAAGATAGATTGTTTATGAAAATGCCCACGGTCACCGTGAAAACTTTAGTAGATTGTGGAAATGTGAAGACGTAACAGATGTATTGAGCGATGAATTTGTAAATACTTTCTAAGTAGAGTTTTAGAATGCATCATGCAAAGTCTAAACCAAAGTAAAAAAGGGTTCTCACAAATCCACACTACCAAGGTGCCATATGAATTTGAACCCGACACCTTAATCTGCAAGTTTAAATCATTTTTCACTTCGCTGGACCCTGTTGCCATTTCTTATATTATATCGACTAAGATCAAAGCTCAATTAGCcataaccaacaaaaaaatatgtgcTTTGATTGCAAACACAAACTATAGGGCGTAACATGTTCCAATACTATTAATTATACCTTTTGGTTAATATGTACACGGAATTTCATGTTTCTAAATCATTTTCTAACTCGGTGTCTTTTGTTAACAGGGaactgaagaaattgaaggagTTGCTCTAGATTTGGATCCAAGTTTGCATCGAGATTCGTTTCTAGATTTCATTCCATGTTTGGATCGAGATTTGTTTCAAGATTTGACTAGATTCAGTGCACAAGCATTTACCAAGATGAAAGTTACTCCACCTCAACGGAGTAGAGCTCACCGGAGAGTACAAAgattttcccaaaaaaattaatatggtTGTGCTGGCATTATTTTCCTTTAGAGTCCATACCAGATGACTTTCCTATGCAACCAAAACTAGTTGCTTTAGACCTGCGACATAGCAAACTCAAAATAGTTTGGAAGGATTGCAAGGTATAATAATCTCAACCTAGTTGTTCTTGGTTCTTTCCTTCTGgttttatacatatattatagtTCACCTTCTCTACATTTTGGTTTAATTTCTGTATTAGAGACcttgtttttggattttagTTTTGATTCTAAGGGCATGTTTACGTATCAGTAATAGGTATGGGAGGAAAGGGAATGATTTCCATTCCTGACTTCCCCTGCGTTTACTTGCAATcaggaatgaaaaaataagtggGCCTCACTCAAAATCCGTAATCACATCCCCTTAGAACTAGATATCAGATCAATTAGGGGGAGTAGTCGATACGATTCCCATTCTTGTTTTCTCTTAGTAACTTCCAAAAATATCATTACCACTTTaccataattccaaaacacctcaaaccctaaaaaaaaataaaaactcacgCCAAGAAGTTCTAAGACTCTCCaacccttttaaaaaaaaaaaaaaactcatttccAAGAAGTTCCATTTATTTAATGTATGAAGATTatgcatgttattattatttgattgtttactaGTTACGTAggtaaaaaatatatatttatattggagtttattttttcgttTGAAATTATCTCTGGACAAAGGTGTTATTAACATTATCATTGAACTGGGCTCTTGCTGTTCATCTTGTTAAGCATATTGATTTCTCATGTTTGCACCGTCTTACTGGTTTGCTACATGATTAGTTTGGTTTCCTTAGCCaatttgagaattatatatgtgttgtGGTGAAAATGTGCagggcattttagtaatcaaattaattttgattttgattcatgaaaattagtaaataataacaatagGATTCAACCTCATTTCTTCGCTAATTCCATATGTTTAGTAAACAGCTTAATGGGAATGATTCTTCCCATACCGATTCAGTAGTCATCCGATTCCTAAATTCTCTGATTCCTTACTTTCTCCATTACTGATACGTAAACATgctctaattttgtttttgtgtaaTAGTTGCATCAGAATTTGAAAATCCCTAATCTCAGTCGTTCATATTGGCTAACAAAATCACCAGACTTTTCAAAACTCCCAAATCTCGAGGAATTGATATTAGAATTTTGTGTGAGTTTGTCTGAGGTTTCACTCATCCCTCGGAGATCTTGGAAGACTTTATTTGGTAAATCTTAAAGGCTGCGAAAGCCTAGAGGATCTCccattgaatttctataactCCAAGTCTATTAAAACTCTTAAACTTGATTTgttcaagttttgaaaagtTGGCTGAGGGCTTAGGGATAGCATCCTacaggtctctctctctctctctctctctctctctctctctctctctctcacacacacacacacacacacaatctGACTGCCCATGTAATGgtatatgcatgcatgtataAGAATGTATTGCTTCTGGTGTGCAGAGATGGACTTCTTGCGGATTTGGTGGAATTTATTTGAATGGAATTTATGATATTCCTGAGTGGTTCAAAATCGTCAATGAGGTGGACAATATCGTCTTCTTTGAAGTTCCTCAAAGAATCATGGGTCGTGATTTAAAAGGGTTGACTATATGCTTCGTTTACTCTTCACACTACTCAGAACTTAAAGATTCTCAACGTCGTATTGTCATT
The window above is part of the Prunus dulcis chromosome 1, ALMONDv2, whole genome shotgun sequence genome. Proteins encoded here:
- the LOC117629226 gene encoding probable alkaline/neutral invertase D, whose product is MEGAKEFGLRNVSSHCSISDMDDYDLSRLLDKPRLNIERQRSFDERSLSELSIGLTRAGLDNIDSTYSPGGRSGFDTPASSARNSFEPHPMVAEAWEALRRSLVFFRSQPVGTIAAYDHASEEVLNYDQVFVRDFVPSALAFLMNGEPEIVKNFLLKTLQLQGWEKRIDRFKLGEGAMPASFKVLHDPIRKSDTIVADFGESAIGRVAPVDSGFWWIILLRAYTKSTGDLTLAETEDCQKGMRLILTLCLSEGFDTFPTLLCADGCSMIDRRMGIYGYPIEIQALFFMALRCALALLKPDAEGKEFIERIAKRLHALSYHMRGYFWLDFQQLNDIYRYKTEEYSHTAVNKFNVIPDSIPDWVFDFMPCRGGYFIGNVSPARMDFRWFALGNCVAILSSLATPEQSVAIMDLIESRWEELVGEMPLKICYPAIESHEWRIITGCDPKNTRWSYHNGGSWPVLLWMLTAACIKTGRPQIARRAIELAESRLLKDAWPEYYDGKLGRYIGKQARKYQTWSIAGYLVAKMMLEDPSHLGMISLEEDKQMKPVIKRSSSWTC